In a genomic window of Callithrix jacchus isolate 240 chromosome 22, calJac240_pri, whole genome shotgun sequence:
- the LOC144580760 gene encoding uncharacterized protein LOC144580760: MVPPGLGRRLRVAAAVAPARPERTETPAPAPAGPRATSAETPLPPLSPSAPPLPSKPSAARSPEHERPPPPPSPCACASPTPAEARALFADAANLRSGAGSQAARRYAHAHAQRAGLSTACASAAPGLWPCPNC; encoded by the exons ATGGTGCCGCCGG GCCTAGGCCGCAGGCTTCGGGTCGCCGCCGCTGTAGCCCCCGCGCGTCCGGAACGGACAGAAACGCCCGCCCCGGCACCAGCCGGGCCGAGAGCTACGAGCGCCGAGACGCCGCTGCCACCGCTGAGCCCCTCCGCGCCGCCGCTTCCCTCGAAGCCGTCCGCTGCTCGCAGCCCTGAGCACGAACGGCCGCCACCGCCGCCGTCGCCGTGCGCGTGCGCGAGCCCGACGCCGGCGGAAGCGCGCGCGCTCTTCGCGGACGCAGCCAACCTGCGTTCGGGCGCCGGGAGCCAAGCGGCAAGACGGTACGCGCACGCGCACGCGCAGAGGGCGGGGCTTTCAACCGCCTGCGCGTCGGCAGCTCCAGGACTTTGGCCCTGCCCCAACTGCTAA